The proteins below come from a single Dinghuibacter silviterrae genomic window:
- a CDS encoding LamG domain-containing protein, giving the protein MKNIKYGICVLAILGAFSCQKKFDPNSYKPSESFGGYSASSQIATANLVAYFGFEGSLIDSVSGTQGTASGTTYGTGIIGQGLAVGLNNYATFAMTKALQGVQSATISYWVNTTENTTGIQEPICFVNASQFWSNFETFFDGQTATAAVLKIHCFGNGGASEEWLTNWSLANPWSAWNHIVVTYDEPSTTFTLYVNGTAKGSATAASFGALNMANTNTIVFGTTQFETTPSQTSGATSQPWASFVLGTMDEVRIYNTALSASDVAALYKLELLGR; this is encoded by the coding sequence ATGAAAAATATTAAATATGGTATTTGCGTACTGGCGATTCTTGGGGCGTTTTCCTGTCAGAAAAAGTTCGATCCCAACAGCTATAAACCTTCCGAAAGTTTTGGCGGGTACAGCGCCTCCAGCCAGATCGCTACGGCAAACTTAGTGGCCTATTTTGGCTTCGAAGGCTCCCTGATAGACAGCGTGTCCGGCACACAGGGCACTGCCTCCGGCACCACCTATGGCACCGGTATCATCGGGCAGGGTTTGGCGGTAGGCCTGAACAACTATGCCACGTTTGCCATGACCAAGGCTTTGCAGGGTGTTCAAAGCGCCACCATTTCCTATTGGGTGAACACCACGGAAAATACGACGGGTATACAGGAGCCGATATGCTTTGTCAACGCGTCGCAGTTCTGGAGCAATTTCGAGACATTTTTCGACGGGCAGACGGCAACCGCCGCCGTCCTGAAAATCCACTGTTTCGGAAACGGGGGCGCCAGCGAGGAATGGCTCACCAACTGGTCGCTTGCCAACCCCTGGAGTGCCTGGAACCATATCGTGGTGACCTACGATGAACCCAGCACGACCTTTACGTTGTATGTAAACGGAACCGCGAAAGGCAGCGCGACCGCTGCCAGTTTCGGCGCCCTCAATATGGCCAATACCAATACGATCGTCTTCGGGACGACCCAGTTTGAGACGACCCCCAGCCAGACCTCGGGGGCGACCTCTCAACCCTGGGCCAGCTTTGTTTTGGGCACCATGGACGAGGTGCGTATTTATAACACGGCTTTGAGCGCCAGCGACGTGGCGGCGCTGTATAAGCTGGAACTCTTAGGCAGATAG
- a CDS encoding glucoamylase family protein, with amino-acid sequence MACKKGGTQAPTPPASFSFNTVSVNGTTSGLTYRNVNRLPVVQLSFTAPIEQASIANAVTFTDNTGTKVPYTVTLGQNDSMVVVQPSSALQAITPYTINVSVALTSKGGGSLQSAVGIQLTTALDSTDKFPRISDSALLTLVEQRTFAYFWDFGHPDCGMARERNTSGDVVTTGGSGFGIMSILVGIYRNFISRADGLARVQRIVTFLTDSAQRYHGAFPHWINGATGATVPFSAEDDGADLVETAYLMEGLLTARQFFNSPADSAETALRAAINVLWTGVDWGWFRQNGQNTLYWHWSPDYAWSTNQQINGWNEALITYILAASAPVDSIPKVVYDDGWAGNGSIRNGNAYYNVNLPLGPAEGGPLFFAHYSFLGLDPRGLSDAYAGYWNQDTAQATINYRYCVANPLQYYGYSADCWGLTASDDNVSGYSAHSPTNDLGIISPTAAIASLPYTPTPSMNALRFFYYTLGDKIWGQYGFTDAFNLTNVWFATSYLAIDQGPEIIMIENYRSALLWNLFMSCPEIKNGLRNLGFQDTGH; translated from the coding sequence ATGGCTTGTAAAAAGGGTGGAACACAGGCTCCTACCCCCCCGGCGTCTTTTAGTTTCAATACGGTGAGCGTAAATGGCACGACCAGCGGGCTAACCTACAGAAACGTGAACAGGTTGCCGGTGGTGCAGTTGTCTTTCACGGCCCCCATCGAACAGGCGTCTATTGCGAACGCAGTTACTTTTACAGACAATACCGGCACGAAAGTGCCTTATACGGTAACCCTCGGGCAGAATGACAGTATGGTTGTCGTACAACCCTCATCCGCCCTTCAGGCCATCACCCCTTATACGATCAATGTCTCTGTTGCATTGACGTCCAAGGGAGGCGGCAGCCTTCAGTCCGCCGTGGGTATCCAGTTGACGACCGCCCTGGATTCGACGGATAAATTTCCAAGGATCAGTGACTCGGCATTACTGACCCTGGTGGAGCAACGCACCTTTGCCTATTTCTGGGACTTTGGTCATCCCGATTGCGGGATGGCCAGAGAGCGCAACACGTCGGGGGATGTGGTGACAACGGGGGGGAGCGGTTTTGGCATTATGTCTATCCTGGTGGGGATCTACCGCAATTTTATCAGCCGTGCGGACGGGTTGGCCAGGGTTCAACGGATCGTTACGTTTCTCACCGACAGCGCCCAGCGATACCACGGGGCCTTTCCGCACTGGATCAACGGCGCCACCGGGGCGACGGTACCCTTTAGCGCTGAAGATGACGGGGCGGACCTGGTGGAAACGGCTTACCTGATGGAAGGCCTGCTAACGGCCCGCCAGTTTTTCAATTCACCGGCGGACTCCGCGGAAACTGCCCTCCGGGCGGCGATCAATGTCCTTTGGACGGGTGTCGACTGGGGATGGTTCCGTCAGAACGGACAAAACACCTTGTATTGGCATTGGTCACCGGACTATGCATGGTCGACCAATCAGCAGATCAACGGTTGGAACGAGGCGCTGATCACTTATATACTGGCGGCTTCCGCGCCGGTCGACAGCATACCCAAAGTCGTGTATGACGATGGATGGGCGGGGAACGGATCGATCCGGAACGGCAATGCTTATTACAATGTCAACCTGCCTTTGGGTCCCGCGGAGGGAGGCCCGCTCTTTTTTGCTCATTATTCCTTTTTAGGACTCGATCCCCGGGGACTTTCCGATGCTTATGCGGGTTACTGGAACCAGGACACGGCCCAGGCCACGATCAACTACCGGTATTGTGTCGCCAATCCCCTCCAATATTATGGCTATAGCGCCGACTGCTGGGGACTGACCGCAAGTGACGACAACGTCAGTGGTTATTCGGCGCATAGCCCGACCAACGATCTTGGGATCATTTCCCCCACGGCGGCGATCGCTTCCCTGCCCTATACCCCCACGCCTTCGATGAACGCGTTAAGGTTCTTTTATTATACCCTGGGGGATAAGATCTGGGGGCAATATGGCTTTACCGACGCGTTTAACCTGACCAACGTTTGGTTTGCGACGTCCTACCTCGCCATCGACCAGGGCCCCGAGATCATCATGATCGAGAATTACCGGAGTGCGCTGCTTTGGAATCTTTTTATGAGCTGTCCCGAAATAAAGAACGGGCTCCGGAACCTGGGTTTCCAGGATACGGGCCACTAA
- a CDS encoding glucoamylase family protein: MRRLLFLFTVITVHGQSDIPPVGIIKGLSDSALLDVVQRQTFRYFWEFGHPVSGLARERSNTIRADYFWDYANEAYNEPNFSKGTYGPETCAIGGTGFGVLATIVAVQRGWIGRDTALRRLVKMVDFLNKADSYHGIFPHFMNGETGKTIPFGKLDDGADIVETSYLMMGLLCARAYFNGDSPFEKYFRNRVTTLWNCADWNWHAKGANALLYWHWSPRNDFDMNFPIRGWNECLITFILSAASPTHPISPDVYYNSFVNSASYFNGKTYYGYKLPLGFEYGGPLFFAHYTFMGIDPHGLKSYHVDYWEQNLHHTLINRAYCIDNPKKYKGYGADCWGLTAGDSYKGYVAHCPEEDLGVIQPTAALSSMPYTPEYSVQVLRHFYYDLGDKIWSPYGFVDGFCETKDWYAQSHLAIDQGPIVVMIENYRSGLIWKLFMQIPDVQNGLTKLGFETPWIKK, translated from the coding sequence ATGCGCCGCCTGCTTTTCCTTTTCACAGTGATCACTGTCCACGGCCAGTCAGACATCCCGCCGGTGGGGATCATCAAAGGGCTCTCCGATTCCGCCTTGCTGGACGTCGTTCAGCGGCAGACGTTTCGTTACTTTTGGGAATTCGGTCATCCCGTGAGCGGGCTGGCGCGCGAGCGGAGCAATACGATCCGGGCCGACTATTTCTGGGACTACGCGAACGAAGCCTACAACGAACCCAACTTTAGCAAGGGGACGTATGGTCCGGAGACCTGTGCCATAGGGGGCACCGGTTTTGGGGTCCTTGCTACGATCGTGGCCGTGCAGCGGGGTTGGATCGGGCGTGATACCGCGCTCCGGCGGCTGGTCAAGATGGTTGATTTTTTGAACAAGGCGGACAGCTATCATGGAATTTTCCCCCATTTCATGAACGGCGAAACCGGCAAGACCATCCCTTTTGGAAAGCTCGACGACGGCGCAGACATCGTGGAAACGAGCTACCTGATGATGGGTCTTTTGTGCGCCCGTGCCTATTTCAACGGTGATAGTCCCTTTGAAAAATATTTCCGGAACCGCGTGACGACCCTTTGGAACTGCGCCGACTGGAACTGGCATGCCAAAGGAGCGAACGCACTGCTTTACTGGCATTGGAGCCCCCGGAACGACTTCGACATGAATTTCCCCATCCGGGGCTGGAATGAATGCCTGATCACCTTTATACTATCGGCCGCATCTCCGACCCATCCCATCTCCCCGGACGTATACTACAACAGCTTTGTCAACAGCGCTTCTTATTTCAACGGGAAAACCTATTACGGGTACAAGCTACCGTTGGGTTTTGAGTACGGGGGACCCTTGTTTTTCGCCCATTATACGTTTATGGGCATCGATCCCCACGGGCTAAAGAGCTATCACGTCGACTATTGGGAACAAAACCTCCACCATACGCTGATCAACCGGGCGTATTGCATCGACAACCCCAAAAAATACAAAGGGTATGGAGCCGATTGTTGGGGTCTTACGGCCGGGGACAGTTACAAAGGGTATGTGGCGCATTGTCCGGAGGAAGACCTGGGCGTCATCCAGCCGACGGCGGCGCTTTCTTCCATGCCCTACACACCGGAGTACAGTGTGCAGGTGTTGCGCCACTTTTACTACGATTTGGGCGACAAGATCTGGAGCCCTTATGGTTTCGTCGACGGTTTTTGCGAAACAAAAGACTGGTATGCCCAGTCCCACCTTGCCATCGACCAGGGACCCATCGTCGTCATGATCGAGAACTACCGGAGCGGGCTGATATGGAAACTGTTTATGCAGATACCGGATGTGCAAAACGGGTTAACGAAGTTGGGTTTTGAAACACCCTGGATCAAAAAATAA
- a CDS encoding family 43 glycosylhydrolase, translated as MSTNFTFVLLLLTLGASAQQQTYCNPVNLDYGYITIPNFMTWGKHRATADPAMVVYKGDFYLFSTNQAGYWWSGDMLHWHFNARKFLRPWNGGYDELCAPAVGVIGDTMIVFGSTYTSNFSVWMSTDPKNNVWKPLVDSFAIGGWDPDFFTDDDGRLYMYNGSSNRYPLYGVELSRKTFEPIGGRREMYLLEPWRYGWQNFGEYMDNTFLDPFIEGAWMAKHNGKYYLQYAAPGTEFSGYADGVVVGESPLGPFTPQSDPVSYKPGGFARGAGHGSTYRDPFGNWWHVSTISISVKNNFERRIGIWPAGFDKDGVLFCNTAFGDYPLSLKDGHFMGWMLLNYKKPVQVSSTLGGYNADNAVDENIKTYWSAATGDKGEWIQTDLGAVFTVRAVQIDYADQDATLVGKQSGICHQYILYASDDGKHWRVLVDKSRNNLDVPHDYVEFSVAARTRFVRMVNVHVPTGKFALSGLRVFGNGDGPRPDSVHDLIVLRTEKDKRSAWIKWRPVDNAFAYNIYTGLAPDKLYNCIMVYDANDYWYKAMDKEKAYYFSIEAINENGVSGRTPPLRVE; from the coding sequence ATGTCTACAAATTTCACTTTCGTTCTGCTCCTACTGACGCTTGGCGCCTCCGCCCAGCAGCAAACCTATTGCAACCCCGTCAACCTCGACTATGGTTATATCACCATCCCCAATTTCATGACCTGGGGCAAGCACCGCGCCACCGCGGACCCCGCCATGGTCGTCTACAAGGGGGACTTCTATCTTTTTTCTACCAACCAGGCGGGCTACTGGTGGAGCGGGGACATGCTCCATTGGCACTTCAATGCGCGTAAATTCCTGCGTCCCTGGAACGGTGGCTATGACGAGCTGTGTGCCCCCGCGGTGGGGGTCATCGGGGACACGATGATCGTGTTCGGGTCGACCTATACTTCCAACTTCAGCGTCTGGATGAGCACCGATCCGAAAAACAATGTATGGAAACCCCTGGTCGATTCTTTTGCGATCGGCGGCTGGGACCCCGACTTTTTTACCGACGATGACGGCCGGCTATACATGTATAACGGCAGCAGCAACCGTTATCCCCTCTATGGCGTGGAGCTTTCGCGGAAGACCTTCGAGCCCATCGGTGGACGAAGGGAAATGTACCTCCTCGAACCCTGGCGGTATGGCTGGCAGAATTTCGGGGAATACATGGACAACACCTTCCTGGATCCTTTTATCGAAGGCGCCTGGATGGCCAAACATAACGGGAAGTACTACCTCCAATACGCCGCACCGGGCACCGAGTTTTCCGGGTACGCCGATGGGGTCGTGGTGGGTGAAAGTCCGCTTGGGCCGTTTACACCCCAGTCTGATCCGGTGTCCTATAAACCCGGAGGGTTCGCCCGGGGTGCGGGTCACGGCAGTACCTATCGGGACCCTTTTGGCAATTGGTGGCACGTGTCCACCATTTCAATTTCGGTGAAAAACAATTTCGAACGCCGCATCGGCATCTGGCCCGCCGGGTTTGACAAAGACGGGGTCCTCTTTTGCAATACCGCCTTTGGCGACTATCCACTTTCTCTAAAGGATGGGCACTTCATGGGTTGGATGCTTCTCAACTATAAAAAACCGGTGCAGGTATCCTCCACCCTTGGGGGTTACAACGCAGACAACGCCGTTGATGAAAATATAAAGACCTACTGGAGCGCCGCGACAGGTGACAAAGGAGAATGGATACAAACCGACCTCGGCGCCGTCTTTACCGTCCGGGCCGTTCAGATCGACTATGCCGATCAGGACGCCACGCTGGTGGGCAAACAGAGCGGCATCTGCCATCAATATATTTTGTATGCGTCTGATGACGGGAAGCATTGGCGCGTCCTTGTGGATAAAAGCCGAAACAACCTTGACGTCCCCCACGACTATGTGGAATTCTCCGTGGCGGCCCGGACCCGGTTCGTCAGGATGGTAAACGTCCACGTCCCCACCGGGAAGTTCGCCCTCAGCGGTCTCCGCGTCTTTGGAAACGGCGACGGGCCCCGCCCCGATAGTGTACATGACCTCATCGTGCTCCGGACCGAAAAGGACAAACGCAGCGCATGGATCAAATGGCGGCCCGTGGACAATGCTTTTGCATACAACATATATACCGGTCTTGCCCCGGATAAACTGTATAATTGTATCATGGTTTACGATGCCAATGACTATTGGTACAAAGCTATGGACAAGGAAAAAGCATACTATTTCTCCATCGAAGCGATTAATGAAAATGGAGTGTCCGGGAGGACGCCACCGCTTCGCGTGGAATAA
- the bglX gene encoding beta-glucosidase BglX: protein MRKTLLCGIAATLLTGAVSAQQAAPATPRPATRAAAGASAPARMTTFIDALMKKMTLAEKLGQLNLPGAGDITTGQASNSDIAGKIRKGEVGGLFNIKSVDKIRAVQQIAVEQSRLKIPLIFGMDVIHGYETEFPIPLALSCTWDTGLVEKSARIAAVEASADGIDWTFSPMVDIARDPRWGRIAEGNGEDPYLGSAMARAMVKGYQGDNFNSGRTIMACVKHFALYGAAEAGRDYNTTDMSPVRMYNEYLPPYKAAVDAGVGSVMSSFNDVNDVPATANKWLMTDLLRHQWGFRGFVVTDYTAINELIAHGLGDLQVCSARALMAGIDMDMVGEGFLTTLPASLKEGKATLAQIDLACRRILEAKYKLGLFEDPYRYCQPERAKTDIFTSEHLQAARDIAAQSFVLLRNQGDVLPLKKGGSIALIGPLGDTRENMVGTWAVATDGSKAVSVADGLRAALGNQGTVTYARGANIVGDSLYNNRISVFGKNTNWDSRPADDMIAEAVALAAQSDVVVAALGESAEMSGECSSRSDISLPESQERLLKALIKTGKPVVLVLFTGRPLTIPWESQNVPAILNVWFGGTEAGNAIADVLFGDVNPSGKLTTTWPQNVGQVPLYYNHMNTGRPLPENGWFQKFRSNYLDVSNDPVYPFGYGLSYTHYQYSAVTLSTARAKGNQPVTASVTITNTGAKAGKEVVQLYLRQLVGSITRPVKELKGFQKVDLAPGETKTVSFRLTPADLKFYNADLRYDWEPGDFDVMIGGNSRDVQTARLSWAK from the coding sequence ATGAGAAAAACACTTCTTTGCGGCATCGCCGCGACCTTGCTCACCGGCGCCGTTTCGGCGCAACAGGCAGCGCCGGCCACCCCTCGCCCCGCGACCCGTGCCGCCGCAGGTGCCTCCGCGCCCGCCCGCATGACCACCTTCATCGACGCCCTGATGAAAAAAATGACCCTCGCCGAAAAGCTGGGTCAACTCAACCTCCCCGGCGCCGGCGACATCACGACGGGCCAGGCGTCGAACTCCGACATCGCGGGCAAGATCCGCAAAGGGGAGGTCGGGGGCTTGTTCAACATCAAGTCGGTAGACAAGATCCGGGCCGTGCAACAAATCGCCGTGGAGCAAAGCCGGTTAAAAATCCCCTTGATCTTTGGGATGGACGTGATCCATGGGTATGAGACAGAGTTCCCGATCCCGCTGGCGCTTTCGTGCACCTGGGATACGGGGCTCGTGGAAAAAAGCGCCCGTATCGCAGCCGTGGAAGCCAGTGCAGACGGGATTGACTGGACCTTTAGCCCGATGGTGGACATTGCGCGGGACCCGCGCTGGGGACGGATCGCTGAAGGGAATGGGGAAGATCCCTACCTGGGATCCGCCATGGCGAGGGCTATGGTGAAGGGGTACCAGGGGGACAATTTTAACAGCGGGCGCACCATCATGGCCTGTGTCAAACATTTTGCGTTGTACGGGGCGGCGGAAGCGGGGCGGGATTATAATACGACGGACATGAGCCCCGTCAGGATGTATAACGAATACCTGCCCCCCTATAAGGCGGCGGTAGACGCGGGGGTGGGCAGCGTGATGTCTTCCTTTAACGACGTCAACGACGTGCCGGCCACGGCCAATAAATGGCTGATGACCGACCTGCTGAGGCATCAGTGGGGCTTTCGTGGTTTTGTTGTGACGGACTATACGGCCATTAACGAGCTCATTGCCCATGGGCTGGGGGACCTCCAGGTCTGCTCTGCCCGGGCCCTGATGGCGGGGATCGATATGGACATGGTGGGCGAAGGTTTTCTAACGACCCTGCCGGCATCCCTGAAAGAAGGCAAAGCGACGCTGGCACAGATCGACCTTGCCTGTCGGCGGATCCTGGAGGCCAAATACAAACTCGGTCTTTTTGAAGACCCCTATCGCTATTGCCAGCCGGAGCGCGCCAAAACCGATATTTTTACCTCGGAGCACTTGCAGGCGGCCCGTGACATCGCGGCCCAAAGCTTTGTCCTGTTGAGAAACCAGGGAGACGTCCTTCCCTTGAAAAAGGGCGGTTCGATCGCGTTGATCGGTCCTCTGGGGGACACGCGTGAGAACATGGTGGGCACCTGGGCGGTGGCCACCGACGGGAGCAAAGCGGTGTCGGTGGCCGATGGTCTTCGCGCCGCCCTCGGCAACCAGGGCACCGTTACCTACGCGCGTGGCGCCAATATCGTGGGGGACTCCCTTTACAACAACCGGATTAGTGTCTTTGGCAAAAATACAAACTGGGACAGCCGCCCCGCGGACGACATGATCGCGGAAGCGGTGGCATTGGCGGCGCAATCGGACGTGGTGGTCGCGGCCTTGGGCGAATCCGCGGAAATGTCGGGGGAATGCAGCAGCCGCTCCGACATCAGCCTCCCCGAGAGCCAGGAACGCCTCCTCAAAGCGCTTATAAAAACCGGTAAGCCCGTCGTGCTGGTGTTGTTCACCGGCCGCCCGCTGACCATCCCCTGGGAAAGCCAGAATGTACCTGCCATCCTGAACGTATGGTTTGGGGGTACGGAGGCAGGGAACGCCATCGCCGATGTTCTTTTCGGAGACGTCAACCCTTCCGGCAAGCTCACCACGACCTGGCCCCAGAACGTCGGACAGGTGCCGCTCTATTACAATCACATGAACACCGGCCGTCCCTTACCGGAGAACGGCTGGTTCCAAAAGTTCCGGTCCAACTACCTCGACGTGTCTAACGATCCCGTGTATCCCTTTGGCTACGGACTGAGCTATACCCATTACCAATACAGCGCCGTCACGTTGAGCACCGCCAGGGCCAAGGGCAACCAGCCGGTAACGGCTTCCGTGACCATCACCAATACGGGCGCCAAAGCGGGGAAAGAGGTCGTCCAGCTTTACCTCCGCCAGTTGGTCGGCAGTATTACCCGCCCTGTCAAGGAGCTAAAGGGTTTTCAAAAGGTCGACCTGGCGCCCGGGGAAACAAAGACGGTGTCCTTCCGGCTCACCCCCGCCGACCTCAAATTCTACAACGCCGATCTGCGGTATGATTGGGAACCCGGGGACTTCGATGTCATGATCGGTGGGAATTCCAGGGATGTGCAAACCGCCCGGTTGAGCTGGGCTAAATAG
- a CDS encoding glucoamylase family protein has protein sequence MRNKIILLLAALSLAPWWHRASSAMGARPPVADTSIYQAPRERNLSDSALLDLVEHQTFRYFWDYAHPVSGLARERSNTTFDYGDEVVTTGGSGFGIMAIIVATERGWISRDSAVARMNKIVRFLWKADSYHGIFPHWMNGATGKTIPFSRKDDGGDLVETSYMFQGLLCARQYFNRDNNAERSIRDHINWMWDQAEWNWHTRGGLDLLYWHWSPNNGWAMDFELRGYNEALITYILAASSPRYAIDPAVYHRCWAQSDHFRNGKSYYGYKLALGFDYGGPLFFSQYSFLGLDPHGLKDEYADYWIQNLNHTLINYTYCTKNPEHFKGYGPDCWGLTASDTYDGYDAHSPTNDHGTISPTAALSAFPYTPQYSMAALRHFYDDLGDRIWGQYGFVDAFNETRNWYAQSYLAIDQGPVVVMIENYRSGLLWRLFMSCPEVQRGLTRLGFATR, from the coding sequence ATGCGCAACAAAATCATTCTCCTGCTGGCAGCTTTGTCCCTCGCCCCGTGGTGGCACAGGGCGTCCTCGGCAATGGGCGCCCGGCCGCCCGTGGCCGACACCAGCATTTACCAAGCTCCGCGCGAGCGCAACCTCTCGGACTCGGCGTTGCTGGACCTGGTCGAGCACCAGACTTTCCGTTATTTCTGGGACTACGCCCACCCCGTGAGCGGGCTCGCGCGGGAACGAAGCAACACGACTTTTGACTATGGGGACGAGGTGGTCACCACCGGCGGGTCCGGGTTTGGCATCATGGCCATCATCGTTGCCACCGAACGCGGCTGGATCAGCCGTGATTCGGCGGTGGCCCGGATGAACAAGATCGTCCGTTTTTTGTGGAAGGCCGACAGCTATCACGGCATCTTTCCCCATTGGATGAATGGCGCGACCGGGAAAACCATTCCGTTTAGCCGCAAAGACGACGGGGGGGACCTCGTCGAAACCAGCTATATGTTCCAGGGATTGCTGTGCGCCCGCCAGTATTTCAACCGGGATAACAACGCCGAGCGCTCCATCCGCGACCATATCAACTGGATGTGGGACCAGGCCGAGTGGAACTGGCATACCCGCGGCGGTCTCGATTTGTTGTACTGGCACTGGAGCCCAAACAACGGGTGGGCGATGGACTTCGAGCTGAGGGGGTATAACGAAGCCCTTATCACCTACATTCTCGCGGCCTCGTCTCCGCGGTACGCGATCGACCCCGCGGTCTATCACCGGTGCTGGGCCCAAAGCGACCACTTCCGCAATGGGAAATCCTATTATGGCTATAAGCTGGCACTGGGCTTCGACTACGGCGGCCCGTTGTTCTTTAGCCAGTATTCTTTCCTGGGACTTGACCCGCACGGCCTCAAAGACGAATACGCGGATTATTGGATCCAAAATCTGAACCATACCCTCATCAACTATACGTACTGCACTAAAAACCCCGAACACTTCAAGGGGTATGGCCCCGATTGCTGGGGACTTACCGCCAGCGATACGTATGATGGGTACGACGCCCATTCCCCTACCAACGACCACGGCACCATTTCCCCTACCGCGGCCCTGTCCGCGTTTCCCTACACGCCCCAGTATTCGATGGCTGCCCTCCGGCACTTTTATGATGACTTGGGCGACAGGATCTGGGGGCAATATGGTTTTGTAGACGCTTTTAACGAAACGCGAAACTGGTATGCCCAATCTTATCTTGCCATCGACCAGGGACCGGTCGTGGTGATGATCGAGAACTATCGCTCGGGGTTGTTGTGGAGGCTTTTTATGAGCTGCCCGGAGGTGCAACGCGGGCTTACCCGGCTGGGGTTCGCGACGCGCTGA
- a CDS encoding GDSL-type esterase/lipase family protein: MRCLKVILLFLLAGAALNTKAQEKPAFWNDIQAFKAQDSVQPPPQNAILFIGSSSFTKWTDVASYFPGYTILNRGFGGSTLPDVTRYVDDIVTPYHPKEIVIYCGENDIAAGLDSKVVADRFKDLFTAIRTRFPSVPIGFISMKPSPSRVQFRHLLTQGNQIIKNFLYTQQNTFYVNVFDLMLDASGNYRPDLFQSDMLHMTAAGYAIWAKAITPYLMK; this comes from the coding sequence ATGCGTTGTCTAAAAGTCATTTTACTCTTCCTGCTGGCGGGCGCCGCTTTGAACACGAAGGCCCAGGAAAAGCCCGCCTTCTGGAACGACATACAGGCCTTCAAAGCCCAGGACAGCGTTCAGCCGCCGCCCCAAAATGCCATCCTTTTCATAGGCAGCTCTTCTTTTACAAAATGGACCGACGTGGCCAGCTATTTCCCGGGGTACACCATCCTCAACCGGGGTTTCGGCGGGTCCACGCTCCCTGACGTTACGCGGTACGTAGACGACATCGTCACGCCCTACCACCCGAAGGAAATCGTGATTTATTGCGGGGAGAACGACATCGCCGCGGGTCTTGACTCCAAGGTGGTCGCCGATCGTTTTAAAGACCTTTTTACCGCCATCCGCACCCGGTTCCCCAGCGTACCCATCGGCTTCATATCCATGAAACCCAGCCCGAGCCGTGTGCAATTCCGGCATTTGCTCACCCAGGGGAACCAGATCATCAAGAATTTCCTGTATACGCAGCAAAATACCTTTTACGTCAACGTCTTCGACCTGATGCTGGACGCTTCGGGAAACTACCGGCCGGACCTCTTTCAAAGCGATATGCTCCACATGACCGCCGCGGGGTACGCCATCTGGGCGAAGGCGATCACGCCGTATCTCATGAAGTAG
- a CDS encoding metallophosphoesterase family protein — translation MQRRTLLKNLGGLLLAPTVGAPLLSAANVSGAPALRVAHLTDIHLRDMLDAPRHFTDCLHNLQRLDKPVDLILNGGDIVFDMNKENMDMIDAQWKLVKGIMRSECSLPVHYALGNHDIWWNEQDKDQVFYGKKYSMDQLELAKAYYAFEKGGWKFIVLDSVHLDVDNTWYIGKLGDEQFEWLSKELDATDPQKPVLILSHIPILTSTVLVEDNIVNRWEVLGGQMHTDTAKIIALFYRHPNVKLCLSGHIHLREKLVYDNLTFLCNGAVSGAWWKGNNRETAPGYGLIDLYPDGTFQEQYVVY, via the coding sequence ATGCAACGCAGAACGCTTCTCAAAAACCTGGGCGGGCTACTCCTGGCCCCTACTGTCGGCGCACCGCTCCTAAGCGCGGCAAACGTGTCAGGCGCGCCAGCCCTGCGGGTCGCCCACCTCACCGACATACACCTGAGAGACATGCTGGACGCCCCCCGGCATTTTACCGACTGTCTGCACAACCTCCAACGCCTGGACAAACCCGTGGACCTGATCCTCAACGGGGGCGACATCGTTTTCGACATGAACAAGGAGAACATGGACATGATCGACGCGCAATGGAAGCTGGTCAAGGGGATCATGCGCTCGGAGTGCAGCCTGCCGGTTCATTATGCGTTGGGGAACCACGACATCTGGTGGAACGAGCAAGACAAAGACCAGGTATTCTATGGGAAAAAATATTCGATGGACCAGCTCGAACTGGCGAAGGCATACTATGCCTTTGAAAAAGGAGGCTGGAAGTTTATCGTCCTTGACAGCGTCCACCTGGACGTCGACAATACGTGGTACATCGGTAAGCTGGGCGACGAACAGTTTGAATGGCTGAGCAAAGAGCTGGACGCCACCGACCCACAAAAGCCCGTTCTTATCCTCTCCCATATCCCCATCCTGACGTCCACCGTCCTGGTGGAAGACAATATCGTCAACCGTTGGGAGGTCCTGGGCGGTCAGATGCACACGGATACAGCGAAGATCATCGCGCTTTTCTACCGCCATCCCAATGTAAAGTTGTGTTTAAGTGGCCATATTCACCTTCGCGAGAAACTGGTCTACGACAACCTCACCTTTCTTTGCAACGGGGCGGTCAGCGGGGCCTGGTGGAAAGGGAACAATCGCGAAACCGCGCCCGGGTACGGGTTGATCGACCTCTACCCGGACGGAACGTTCCAAGAGCAGTACGTGGTGTACTAG